The genomic window CAATCGAAAGAAAGCGACAGGCAATGTACATGCACCACGTCGACTCGGCGTCGCGTGTGTGCTACTCGAGCGAGGTGCCGATTGTAACGGGACTTGCCACatccgccgtcgccgccggccCCTACGCCTTCCTTGTGACGACCACCGCTGGTGTCGTCTACGTACTGGGGTGGCACCAGCAAGGTATCCTTCATCAGTGGACCACTGTTGGGCTGCAGGGAGGCGGCCACACTTTTTGGGGTATCACCAACGAAGAAGGGAGCAACATCGTGACTGCAGCAGTTGACGATAGCGCTCTCGCCACAACGGGCACGACCCTGGCCAATTCGTCCTTGTCATTGACAGCCATGAGGTTGTCCATGCCGTCAACGTGGTCGCTGTCGCGCCCGGATCccctgcagcggcgttgtCAGCAAGACCTACGGGTACCTTCCTCAGAGGCCATTGGTGACTCCACTACAAgcccagctgcggcggcgtcagcaCCCGCTCTAATTCCGCCTCCCGGCACCGCTGTGCGAAGATTTGCGACGCCATTCGATTCGAACGGCAACGCCACGActtcgccaccgctgccagaCGGTGAGGCGACGAAAACTGCCGGGCCATCCGAGGTGGACAAGAATGCCAAGGAACCAACTGCCGATGAACAAAACGTCTGTGCCAACACATCTGTGAACATAAAATCGCagaggctgcggcagcacaacCACTtgctttcttccttttcgGCTACAGACGCCGCTGACGCTCACCGCAGCACCGGGGCAGAGTTGTTGTCCGGCACCATCCTGCacgcctccttcgcctctggCTGGAAGGTGCTGTCCTTCGTCttcaccagcggcagcgtgctgctgtgtcgAACCTCCTGCGGCACGAACTTCACTCACCAGGAGGTCCAACTCCAGGGTTGTGTGACGCCAATCATATCGGCGTGCATGGTGGCCATCAacgtgcgccacctcctgttGGCGGTGTGCACCCAGGCGGGTGCGATCTCGTGCCGGCGCATCGATGGCACGTCCCTGGCGGTGCATCCGAACCCTCTGTGGAAAGGCCTTCGCGGCGTCAGCGACGCCGTCTCCAAGTATTCTTCCGGCGTCCCGTGCGCCTCGAAGTCGCTTGGCTTGATTGCTGGTATGGAGTGGTCGCCTTCTGAGGAGCTGCTCTGCGTGGCCTTTTATAGGCATGGCATGACCCTCGTGCACTACAGCGGCGTTGTCGTTACCCGCCACCTGTCGGGGCCATCCACCGCCACTCTCCTGCGCACTCCACAAGTGCCCGCGATGGACTCTCAGTTGGCTCTTGATGATGAGACAGCTGTGATGGGCGAAACcgcgcagccaccaccgtcgaGCAATGCCCAGAAAAGGGTGGCATCGCTTGGCTGCTCTGCCATTTCGTGGAAGCCGGACGGAACGCGACTCTGGATGGCAGCTCCTCGTCAGCCGTACTTCTTCTCGACGCAACTATCTCGTGTACTGACCGTGGACACGGTCGGACCTACCTTCGGCCACCACTCCCCGCTTGCCCTGCTCGCTGACAACGCGCTTTACCTGGTCTCCCTGTCCGAGGCAGCCACCTctgagggtgtgtgtgagatGGTACTGGTGCCGGACAGCTATCTGCGTGTCCAGTACCCGCTCTTGTACGGTGCTGTGTCGAGCGACGGGAGCTGGATTACCTGcgctggccgccgcggcctcGCCCTCTTCAACCGGGAGCGCTACTCGTGGAAGCTGCCTTCGAAGGAAGAGTCTTTCAGCTGCATAGCGGACCCTGTATGGCTGTGCGACGTCGCCGTGGCGGTTCCGGCGCTTCGGACTGACTCGAGGGCATTTGAGCTGGTCGTCTTAACCACCTCGAGTGTGTCACTGTCGCACGCCTCTGCATGTGTGGCACTCGATTCCAGGCCGACTCAGCTTTCCTGCATTCACCAGGATCAACGGGGGGAGGGCTATGTTGTGGTCGTGGACTTTAACCAAGTGGTGCGCGTGTTTCGCTACAATGTTTTCACCGACGCCCTCACACGACCGTCTTCCGCAAAGCCGTACGTCACTCTCacgccggtgcagcagctggctcTACCCAACGAGCTCTCAAACCCTCTTCAAGTCATTCCAGTGTTTCTGcgcgatgacgaggacgaccGTGAGGCTCCGCAGCGCACTGAGGAGCAGATGGAGCTGCGCTTGATACTGCACAAACGTAGCGACCACACCCTCGTCTGGCTCCGAGGGGAGCTGGGCACAGCGGGCGATGCTGCCAGCGGCTTTGCTTCATCGACTGGCAGCTTGCCGCACGTCAGTGCCGTCGCGGAGCCGATAGACCCAACGAAccgcttttttttgtttcggtGCTGGGTGGACCGTACCGCGCCAGTGCGCgggatggtgctgctggcgcatgTGGAGGAGCAAGGCCTCGTCATGTACCAGCTACAGCTGTCCTCACGCCGTTCAACTACAATGGTGGCCCCCGTTGCTCACCGTATagaggtggcagcgacgcggGActtggagctgctgccgctctgcccTTCCCCGTTCGACGGGTACATGTTGTGTGTTGCAACAGACATGTCGGCACCTCGGCCAAGCCATCAACACTGTGCCGCCGGCGTGATTGGTGGTGTAAATCAAGCCAGCCCACGgccgcagctggcgctgcgccccATTCTGTACGCTCACCGCATCTTGTCACTGCTACTGTTGGAGGCGATGCCAAGCAGCCTAGTGCCGCCGCGAGTTTTCAGTACACAGGACGTCAGTGCATCTTCCTTTGCCGCCAGAACCATAGCACGGCAGTCGTCCAGGTTCGAGGGAGGTGCTACCTGTGCTGTAGCAACCACATCTGCGATCTCGTCTTCCCATGCTGCTGAGGTTGACGACCGTGTTGTCACCTTCGTGTGGGACCGCAACTTCTTCCACTGGCTGGAATACATGCGGCTGAACGACACGTTCTCGGCGGTGTTCGACTACTTCCTCCACACGGCGCTCAACGACTCGCCTCCGGCTGCAGTGCAAGGACTGGGCAgacgcagcgctgtgcgGGCAACCATCGCTCTTCTCCGCAACTACCCCGAGTTTTATGCGATCGTTGTGGGGTGCGTGCGCAAGATGGACTTCACACGCTGGCGCCTTGTGCTGGACTTCCTGGGAACACCGACGGACTTGTTTCACGAGTGTGTTGCTCACTATTGCTACGCGGAGGCTGTGCACCTGATTCGTGTGATCATGATGGGGACCTACAAGCCAGTAGCGACGCTGTCTGTCAATCGAGTGGCTGAGTtgggcagcagtggctgcgcGGCGAGCGATATCACGCCTCTTCAGCAGGCCAGTCAGTGTGCCGTGGAGCTCTTCGTCTTGTCTGTGGAAAATGGAAATTACACCGCGGCCTACGATATCATGCGGTTCATGGCACGTCTGGAAGAGGAAATTGGCATGCCGCCCACGGGCGGCGTTGATCTTCACGatggcagtggcggaggcg from Leishmania panamensis strain MHOM/PA/94/PSC-1 chromosome 32 sequence includes these protein-coding regions:
- a CDS encoding hypothetical protein (TriTrypDB/GeneDB-style sysID: LpmP.32.0830); its protein translation is MQLCSGAVSVHYREDVCQDGESVQFMAVNPSGTTLAVLTQLRVHFWSAGPKVVYLTSLAVPGTSLEDNPAMYVLWRQRPGSHLAVITARHVAFYEADINLRSSEFLQTIERKRQAMYMHHVDSASRVCYSSEVPIVTGLATSAVAAGPYAFLVTTTAGVVYVLGWHQQGILHQWTTVGLQGGGHTFWGITNEEGSNIVTAAVDDSALATTGTTLANSSLSLTAMRLSMPSTWSLSRPDPLQRRCQQDLRVPSSEAIGDSTTSPAAAASAPALIPPPGTAVRRFATPFDSNGNATTSPPLPDGEATKTAGPSEVDKNAKEPTADEQNVCANTSVNIKSQRLRQHNHLLSSFSATDAADAHRSTGAELLSGTILHASFASGWKVLSFVFTSGSVLLCRTSCGTNFTHQEVQLQGCVTPIISACMVAINVRHLLLAVCTQAGAISCRRIDGTSLAVHPNPLWKGLRGVSDAVSKYSSGVPCASKSLGLIAGMEWSPSEELLCVAFYRHGMTLVHYSGVVVTRHLSGPSTATLLRTPQVPAMDSQLALDDETAVMGETAQPPPSSNAQKRVASLGCSAISWKPDGTRLWMAAPRQPYFFSTQLSRVLTVDTVGPTFGHHSPLALLADNALYLVSLSEAATSEGVCEMVLVPDSYLRVQYPLLYGAVSSDGSWITCAGRRGLALFNRERYSWKLPSKEESFSCIADPVWLCDVAVAVPALRTDSRAFELVVLTTSSVSLSHASACVALDSRPTQLSCIHQDQRGEGYVVVVDFNQVVRVFRYNVFTDALTRPSSAKPYVTLTPVQQLALPNELSNPLQVIPVFLRDDEDDREAPQRTEEQMELRLILHKRSDHTLVWLRGELGTAGDAASGFASSTGSLPHVSAVAEPIDPTNRFFLFRCWVDRTAPVRGMVLLAHVEEQGLVMYQLQLSSRRSTTMVAPVAHRIEVAATRDLELLPLCPSPFDGYMLCVATDMSAPRPSHQHCAAGVIGGVNQASPRPQLALRPILYAHRILSLLLLEAMPSSLVPPRVFSTQDVSASSFAARTIARQSSRFEGGATCAVATTSAISSSHAAEVDDRVVTFVWDRNFFHWLEYMRLNDTFSAVFDYFLHTALNDSPPAAVQGLGRRSAVRATIALLRNYPEFYAIVVGCVRKMDFTRWRLVLDFLGTPTDLFHECVAHYCYAEAVHLIRVIMMGTYKPVATLSVNRVAELGSSGCAASDITPLQQASQCAVELFVLSVENGNYTAAYDIMRFMARLEEEIGMPPTGGVDLHDGSGGGAGGSANSSDSFLTRWLRQLTFGGTEHFDAEAAVEGPTGTALSGKAKAKGGSSSGAVTMTHWVEGFPTLVFDITRCDPARSGRAAEEAAEEVQRQTTVHHMFRRHHALPEAVHQEALRLLRTGYVLQLTRLMEIFSFSVAGFLQAVHPIFAAAAATTDVNDAGEGEVRCDSVRVCLHDIFDGLHKELGLPRSFAVNVGPTVNTMWSAWVMEQRTAQAAALPGVLSSTNPKVWTVAQSVLYASPSLLRSVEALHQLFSPIFVVDLAFCVVLMHKSNLISLLLSRETSTDAHAGQPEDVATDSGAGSSVSPMKLIDALGQLDALLAVPENAGYRPFLQDVFTSLPPSILHAIAPPVSPCAGVVASSSRNDATSTGATE